From Leptolyngbya sp. KIOST-1, one genomic window encodes:
- the coaE gene encoding dephospho-CoA kinase (Dephospho-CoA kinase (CoaE) performs the final step in coenzyme A biosynthesis.) produces the protein MGQRILGLTGGIATGKSTVADYLARVHHLPVLDADLYARQAVEPGTAALESIVSRYGDALLHGDGTLNRARLGEIVFGDPAEKAWLEQQIHPVVRQHFAAAMAELGTAAIVVQVIPLLFEANLTDQVSEIWVVTCPEDVQRQRLMARNGLSLEQANARIQSQMPLAAKVAQADVVLDNSADLTALFRRVDQALQHIPQGRRG, from the coding sequence ATGGGCCAGCGCATCCTAGGGCTCACCGGGGGCATTGCCACCGGCAAGTCAACCGTCGCCGACTACCTGGCGCGGGTGCACCACCTGCCCGTGCTCGATGCCGACCTCTACGCCCGCCAAGCGGTGGAGCCAGGCACCGCCGCCCTGGAGTCGATTGTGTCTCGCTACGGTGACGCGCTGCTCCACGGCGATGGCACGCTCAACCGCGCCAGGCTGGGGGAGATTGTCTTTGGCGACCCCGCCGAAAAAGCCTGGCTGGAGCAGCAGATTCACCCGGTGGTGCGGCAGCACTTTGCGGCGGCGATGGCGGAGCTGGGGACGGCGGCGATCGTCGTACAGGTGATTCCGCTGTTGTTTGAAGCCAACCTGACCGACCAGGTGAGCGAAATTTGGGTGGTGACTTGCCCGGAGGATGTGCAGCGCCAGCGGCTGATGGCCCGCAACGGTCTGAGCCTGGAGCAGGCCAACGCCCGCATCCAGAGCCAGATGCCCCTGGCCGCCAAAGTAGCCCAGGCCGACGTTGTGCTCGACAACTCGGCGGATCTGACCGCCCTATTTCGCCGGGTCGATCAGGCGCTGCAGCACATCCCCCAGGGCCGTCGGGGTTAG